The proteins below are encoded in one region of Micromonospora sp. DSM 45708:
- a CDS encoding NACHT domain-containing protein produces the protein MSVESVFANASMQAAKYLGATVLKPLRLKRAAEKFEHPVAQKTIAEFLERLTPATANQLYEFIGSTHFEFLAHQVLSWQATGWDDGRRVELLHDIRSRLGVIDMDRADVWVGAEIFLQALNVVVAEAAGRIGAGDQPKAAGPVVHLACQYLRDNDFAAYLRQLSTVYQYSQRLRAQVAALRSKLRLVHLASGPEADYTGLHVEPTFGSVGDSRRAVDGHELLSTFSRLVVLGDPGAGKSTFAAKLAFDLATDRVPGFAGTVPFLLVVRDHAHMLDGGRMLTDFLDSTSRSPYSMTPPEHGLEFLLSSGDAFVIVDGVDELRTAEARRRFGELVEGFAHRYPATRMVVTSRIIGYGDAPLNPLLFHRARVQPFTVAQCGEYASRWFALDGESTPVQQKRMARGFIAETDSVDDLRRNPLLLSLLCSLYASKHYIPRHRTEIYEQCAELLFERWDKRREISVPLKYVVDVRPAIAELAWKLFRDPLRRQALRKREILHFLTRYLREERYATDHEAAAAAEDFLAFCAGRAWVLTEIGTAHHEQLYGFTHSTFLEYFAALRLVRQTETVEATWQELRPRIGDASWSVVSELAVQILDRNNNGGANRFVSHLVSDKAEETESTRLSFAARLTSHLTLNNLSLQGLCTRAVDRSCAVPAGVRRGFLDPVPRAAVRAVDGPLSDLLTVSLPENASRVATYVIDALLERSAATNVDWSENTPDFLLAFLRTFSRQGNETAEHITSRMGDVLLPPGARRWEALFDPGPEELREHGLQILYEETLVGQVGLASNAQVLLALALTVDQGDAFRDYLGWRLPELYELMLSQPWPWLTSSASHMLGYSAVRDEIALLAPRVSTTRFMRMPRRERSAVVLLLLPYTQLFRASVIDSSSSIVNLLSFARHHPGRIDLAIRMIDQWDLEPHAYDLLSRYLGGEASPIG, from the coding sequence GTGTCGGTCGAGAGCGTCTTTGCCAATGCCAGTATGCAAGCGGCGAAATATCTCGGTGCCACCGTCCTGAAGCCGCTGCGTCTCAAACGAGCCGCCGAGAAATTCGAGCACCCGGTCGCCCAGAAGACGATAGCGGAGTTTCTGGAACGCCTGACTCCCGCGACGGCGAATCAGCTATATGAGTTCATCGGGTCCACGCACTTCGAATTCCTGGCGCACCAGGTCCTCTCGTGGCAGGCGACGGGCTGGGATGATGGCCGGCGCGTCGAACTGCTGCATGACATCCGCAGCCGCCTGGGCGTCATCGACATGGATCGCGCAGACGTGTGGGTCGGTGCCGAGATCTTCCTTCAAGCGCTGAACGTGGTCGTTGCGGAGGCGGCCGGCCGAATAGGCGCGGGCGACCAGCCGAAGGCGGCCGGCCCGGTCGTCCACCTGGCCTGCCAGTACCTGCGGGACAACGACTTCGCGGCGTACCTGCGCCAACTCTCGACGGTCTACCAATACAGCCAGCGGCTTCGGGCTCAGGTCGCCGCGCTGCGTTCCAAACTACGTCTGGTCCATCTCGCGAGTGGACCGGAGGCTGACTACACCGGCCTCCACGTCGAACCCACCTTCGGCTCGGTCGGCGATTCCCGCCGGGCGGTCGACGGCCATGAGCTGCTGTCGACCTTCAGCCGACTGGTCGTGTTGGGTGATCCCGGTGCCGGTAAGTCGACCTTCGCCGCGAAACTGGCCTTCGACCTCGCCACCGATCGCGTCCCCGGCTTCGCCGGCACGGTCCCGTTCCTGCTGGTCGTGCGCGATCACGCGCACATGCTCGACGGCGGGCGCATGCTCACCGACTTCCTGGATTCGACGTCCCGCAGCCCATACAGCATGACACCACCCGAGCACGGCTTGGAGTTTCTACTCAGCTCCGGTGACGCGTTCGTCATCGTCGACGGGGTGGACGAACTCCGCACGGCCGAGGCCCGGCGTCGCTTCGGTGAACTGGTCGAGGGATTCGCCCACCGCTATCCGGCGACCCGGATGGTCGTCACGTCGCGTATCATCGGCTACGGTGACGCGCCACTGAATCCGCTTCTTTTTCACCGGGCCCGCGTGCAGCCGTTCACCGTGGCACAGTGCGGGGAGTACGCCTCGCGATGGTTCGCGCTCGACGGCGAGTCGACGCCGGTCCAGCAGAAGCGTATGGCGCGTGGCTTCATCGCCGAGACGGACTCGGTGGACGACCTACGCCGCAATCCGCTCCTGCTGTCGCTGCTCTGCTCGCTCTACGCCTCGAAGCACTACATCCCACGGCACCGTACGGAAATCTACGAACAGTGCGCCGAGTTGCTGTTCGAGCGCTGGGACAAGCGCCGCGAGATCTCGGTGCCCCTGAAATACGTGGTGGACGTCCGGCCGGCGATCGCCGAACTCGCCTGGAAACTATTCCGTGATCCGTTGCGACGCCAAGCCCTGCGGAAGCGAGAGATCCTCCACTTCCTGACGCGGTACCTGCGCGAAGAGCGTTACGCGACCGATCACGAAGCGGCCGCCGCCGCCGAGGACTTCCTTGCGTTCTGCGCCGGCCGGGCGTGGGTACTCACCGAGATCGGGACGGCTCATCACGAGCAGTTGTACGGATTTACGCACAGCACATTCCTAGAATATTTCGCCGCCCTTCGACTCGTCCGTCAGACGGAGACGGTCGAGGCTACCTGGCAGGAGCTGCGCCCGCGCATCGGTGACGCGTCGTGGTCGGTGGTCAGCGAACTGGCGGTGCAGATACTGGATCGCAACAACAACGGCGGCGCCAACCGGTTCGTGAGTCACCTGGTGAGCGACAAGGCCGAGGAGACGGAAAGCACCCGGCTGAGCTTCGCGGCCCGGCTTACCAGTCATCTGACCCTGAACAACCTATCGCTCCAGGGCCTGTGCACGCGTGCGGTCGACCGCTCGTGCGCGGTACCGGCGGGGGTCCGACGCGGCTTTCTGGATCCGGTGCCCCGCGCCGCCGTCCGCGCCGTCGACGGACCATTGTCGGATCTTCTGACGGTTTCGCTGCCCGAGAACGCCAGTCGCGTCGCGACATACGTCATCGATGCCCTGCTCGAACGTTCGGCGGCCACCAACGTCGACTGGTCCGAGAACACTCCCGATTTCCTTCTCGCATTCCTCAGAACCTTCTCCCGCCAGGGCAACGAAACCGCTGAGCACATCACGTCGCGTATGGGGGACGTGCTGCTACCACCCGGGGCACGTCGCTGGGAGGCGTTGTTCGACCCCGGACCGGAGGAACTGCGGGAGCACGGCCTCCAGATCCTCTACGAGGAAACCCTCGTCGGTCAGGTCGGACTGGCGTCGAATGCGCAAGTTCTATTGGCACTGGCGCTCACCGTCGACCAGGGCGACGCGTTCCGGGACTACCTCGGGTGGAGGCTGCCCGAGCTCTACGAGCTCATGCTCTCCCAGCCGTGGCCCTGGCTGACGTCCTCGGCGTCACACATGCTGGGTTACTCGGCGGTACGCGACGAGATCGCGCTACTCGCCCCACGCGTGTCGACCACGCGGTTCATGCGCATGCCGCGACGCGAACGGTCTGCGGTCGTTCTCCTGCTGTTGCCCTACACGCAGCTGTTCCGGGCCAGCGTGATCGATTCGTCGAGCAGCATCGTCAACCTGCTGAGCTTCGCCCGTCATCATCCCGGCCGAATCGATCTCGCGATCCGGATGATCGACCAGTGGGACCTGGAACCCCACGCCTACGACCTCCTGAGTCGTTATCTTGGCGGGGAGGCGTCCCCGATCGGTTGA
- a CDS encoding response regulator, which yields MDRHHRGDRRRGHHHHCPPPVAADGAQAVSMAHAHWPDVILMDVRMPRVDGLTATRRIRSRPGAPEIVVLTTFNADEYVLDALRGGACGFLLKDTPPREILAAVRTVAQGAAILSPAAVRRLVDHIADPAAGIRRTRARDRLAALTDRERDVVVLIGEGRSNAEIAAGLGMSVPTVKGHVSRLLAKLDLNNRVQLALLVHDADLA from the coding sequence GTGGACCGGCACCATCGAGGCGACCGACGACGTGGTCACCATCACCACTGTCCACCACCGGTAGCGGCCGACGGCGCGCAAGCCGTGTCGATGGCGCACGCCCACTGGCCGGACGTGATCCTCATGGACGTCCGGATGCCCCGCGTCGACGGGCTCACCGCCACCCGCCGCATCCGGTCCCGCCCGGGCGCACCGGAGATCGTCGTCCTGACCACGTTCAACGCCGACGAGTACGTGCTCGACGCGCTGCGCGGTGGCGCGTGCGGGTTCCTGCTCAAGGACACCCCGCCCCGGGAGATCCTCGCCGCGGTCCGCACCGTCGCCCAGGGTGCGGCGATCCTCTCCCCCGCCGCGGTCCGTCGACTTGTCGACCACATCGCGGACCCGGCCGCGGGGATCCGTCGGACCCGTGCGCGGGACCGGCTGGCCGCCCTCACCGACCGGGAACGGGACGTGGTGGTGCTCATCGGCGAGGGTCGGTCGAACGCGGAGATCGCCGCCGGGCTGGGCATGAGCGTGCCGACCGTGAAGGGACACGTGTCGCGGCTGCTGGCCAAGCTCGACCTGAACAACCGGGTGCAGCTCGCCCTGCTGGTGCATGACGCCGACCTCGCCTGA
- a CDS encoding carbohydrate-binding module family 20 domain-containing protein: protein MVGWANAARPVRTVSDFTTVNNNVIGFHRGDRAWIGINDSGTATTATFTTGLADGGYCDVIAGSATAAGCTGGTVTVSGGRATVTVPANGAVALHVGARPGTSPSPTASPTASPTTSPTDRVATTFTVNATPTAGQDVYVVGSVPELGAWTPANGVRLTAQGGGVYRATVDLPRSTSVEYKFVKVTTAGAATWESGANRTLTTPATGTYAVTETFRGDTVSTAVATSFAVTATTVYGQNVFVVGNVAALGGWNPAGAVALSPATYPVWRATVDLPPNTAVEYKYVKKNPDGSVTWESGANRSFTTPAGGTRTATDTWR, encoded by the coding sequence ATGGTCGGCTGGGCCAACGCGGCCCGCCCGGTCAGGACGGTCTCGGACTTCACCACCGTGAACAACAACGTGATCGGCTTCCACCGGGGCGACCGGGCGTGGATCGGCATCAACGACTCCGGCACCGCCACCACCGCCACCTTCACCACCGGGCTGGCCGACGGCGGGTACTGCGACGTCATCGCGGGCAGCGCCACCGCCGCCGGCTGCACCGGCGGCACGGTCACCGTCTCCGGCGGCCGGGCCACCGTGACGGTCCCGGCCAACGGCGCGGTCGCGCTCCACGTCGGCGCGCGGCCCGGGACGAGCCCGTCGCCGACCGCGTCCCCGACGGCCAGCCCGACCACCAGCCCCACCGACCGGGTCGCCACCACGTTCACCGTGAACGCGACCCCGACCGCCGGCCAGGACGTGTACGTGGTCGGCAGCGTCCCCGAGCTGGGGGCGTGGACGCCGGCGAACGGCGTCCGCCTCACCGCGCAGGGCGGCGGCGTCTACCGCGCTACCGTCGACCTGCCCCGGTCGACCAGCGTGGAGTACAAGTTCGTCAAGGTGACCACGGCCGGCGCGGCCACCTGGGAGTCCGGCGCGAACCGGACCCTCACCACGCCGGCCACCGGCACGTACGCGGTGACCGAGACGTTCCGCGGCGACACCGTCTCGACGGCGGTGGCCACCTCGTTCGCGGTCACCGCGACCACTGTCTACGGCCAGAACGTCTTCGTGGTCGGCAACGTCGCGGCGCTGGGCGGGTGGAACCCGGCCGGCGCGGTCGCGCTCTCCCCGGCCACCTACCCGGTCTGGCGGGCCACCGTCGACCTGCCGCCGAACACCGCGGTCGAGTACAAGTACGTCAAGAAGAACCCGGACGGGTCGGTGACCTGGGAGTCCGGCGCGAACCGGAGCTTCACCACGCCGGCCGGCGGGACCCGTACCGCCACCGACACCTGGCGCTGA
- a CDS encoding MFS transporter, with protein sequence MRRNAALFVAISLLSGLGGGAMALVAGIWVLDLTGSTGRAALAGLCVYVPVLAGPWLGGLLDRVPRRPLVIGVNLALAAALLCLLAVRGPGQTWLIFVVASAYGVAYVLIDAGETALLPVALSPARLADVNGWRSSAQEGMKLVAPLAGAGLYAWRGGHPVAVLSATAPVLAALLYAALRLPATGAAPTTADPPASPPGPAAGHPHGLRAGLAALLGRRAVRVPVTLAAVSIAMSGFTTAALYTVVTAELALPSTFLGVLAGAQGGGSVLAGLAVGRLVDRWGAVAVGVAGTALFAAGCLGRCLPWWPATVATSAVIGVGLPWTLVAAVTAIQTHTPPALLGRASGTANTLMFGPITPAIPLGAAAVHLGGRPPLVAAAVTCLVVTLVAVAGRGRRPRCLSPA encoded by the coding sequence ATGCGCCGCAACGCCGCGCTATTCGTGGCCATCTCGCTGCTGTCCGGGCTCGGCGGCGGCGCCATGGCCCTGGTCGCCGGCATCTGGGTGCTGGACCTCACCGGCTCCACCGGGCGGGCCGCGCTCGCCGGGCTCTGCGTGTACGTGCCGGTGCTGGCCGGACCGTGGCTCGGCGGGCTGCTGGACCGGGTACCCCGGCGACCGTTGGTCATCGGCGTCAACCTGGCGCTGGCCGCGGCCCTGCTCTGCCTGCTCGCGGTACGCGGGCCGGGCCAGACCTGGCTGATCTTCGTCGTCGCGTCCGCCTACGGGGTCGCCTACGTGCTGATCGACGCCGGCGAGACGGCACTGCTGCCGGTGGCGCTGTCCCCGGCGCGGCTCGCCGACGTCAACGGCTGGCGGTCCAGCGCCCAGGAGGGCATGAAACTGGTGGCGCCGCTGGCCGGCGCGGGGCTCTACGCGTGGCGGGGCGGGCACCCGGTGGCCGTGCTCAGCGCCACCGCGCCGGTGCTCGCCGCGCTCCTCTACGCCGCGCTGCGGTTGCCCGCCACCGGCGCCGCCCCGACCACGGCCGACCCGCCGGCGTCGCCGCCCGGCCCGGCGGCGGGACACCCGCACGGCCTGCGGGCAGGGCTCGCCGCCCTCCTCGGCCGGCGGGCGGTGCGCGTACCCGTGACGCTCGCCGCCGTGTCGATCGCGATGTCCGGCTTCACCACCGCGGCGCTCTATACGGTGGTGACCGCGGAGCTGGCGCTGCCGTCGACGTTCCTCGGCGTGCTGGCCGGCGCGCAGGGCGGCGGTTCGGTGCTCGCCGGCCTGGCCGTGGGGCGGCTCGTCGACAGGTGGGGCGCGGTCGCGGTCGGCGTCGCCGGCACCGCGCTGTTCGCCGCCGGCTGCCTGGGTCGGTGCCTGCCCTGGTGGCCGGCCACCGTCGCCACCTCGGCGGTGATCGGCGTCGGCCTGCCGTGGACGCTGGTCGCCGCCGTCACCGCGATCCAGACACACACGCCACCGGCGCTGCTCGGACGGGCGTCCGGCACGGCGAACACGCTGATGTTCGGGCCGATCACGCCGGCCATCCCGCTCGGCGCGGCGGCCGTGCACCTCGGCGGCCGGCCGCCGCTCGTCGCCGCCGCCGTGACGTGCCTGGTCGTGACGCTGGTGGCGGTCGCCGGACGCGGGCGGCGACCGCGCTGCCTCTCGCCGGCCTGA
- a CDS encoding family 43 glycosylhydrolase yields MVRIDRLPARAGRGGRWSRVVAAALAVLLGAGIVAVTPSGASAASVDTNAWYVLVNRNSGKALDVYNQATNDGARVTQWSRNDGAWQQWQFVDSGGGYYRLRSRHSGKVLDVSGASTADGAGIIQWSDANATNQQFRLADSAGGYVRLIARHSSKAVEVQNASTADGANVVQYADWGGNNQQWQLVQLGDGGTPGGSTYTNPVVWQDFADVDIIRVGDTYYMSSSTMHYSPGAPVLRSYDLVNWEIAGHSVPRLDFGTKYDLNGARAYVNGIWASTLNYRSSNGTFYWIGCIDFNKSYVYTSTSVSGTWQKRSEINNCYYDAGLLIDDNDTMYVAYGNTTLSVAQLSADGLSQVRTQQVYTTPSSIGTLEGSRFYKRNGYYYIFVTRPANGQYILRSTSPWGPYETRQVLLNMPGPIAGGGVPHQGGLVQTQNGQWYYMAFVDAYPGGRVPALAPITWTSDGWPQIQTVNGGWGSSYPSPLPTRPVQPMTGADTFTGTTLSHQWEWNHNPDNTRWSVGDGLRLQTATVTNDLYSARNTVTRRIQGPTSTATVELDYSTMRDGDRTGLAMLRDSSAWIGVRRDNGATRVVMTNNLTMDSGWRTTNTGTEIAGAPVSGGRIWLRAKADIRPGSGRQASFSYSTDGTNFVPLGNALTLNNAWQFFMGYRFGIFNYATQALGGAATVRRFDLTTPRPAPTTTGPRLRRAYHRRGEDDR; encoded by the coding sequence ATGGTGCGAATCGATAGACTCCCGGCCCGGGCGGGACGCGGCGGCCGGTGGTCGCGCGTCGTGGCCGCGGCGCTGGCGGTGCTGCTCGGCGCCGGCATCGTCGCGGTGACGCCGTCGGGCGCGTCGGCGGCATCCGTCGACACCAACGCGTGGTACGTGCTGGTCAACCGCAACAGTGGCAAGGCGCTCGACGTGTACAACCAGGCGACGAACGACGGGGCCCGGGTGACCCAGTGGTCCCGTAACGACGGCGCCTGGCAGCAGTGGCAGTTCGTCGACTCCGGCGGCGGCTACTACCGGCTGCGGTCGCGTCACTCGGGCAAGGTGCTCGACGTCTCCGGCGCCTCGACCGCCGACGGCGCCGGCATCATCCAGTGGTCGGACGCCAACGCCACCAACCAGCAGTTCCGGCTGGCCGACTCCGCCGGCGGCTACGTGCGGCTGATCGCCAGGCACTCGAGCAAGGCCGTGGAGGTGCAGAACGCCTCGACCGCGGACGGCGCGAACGTGGTCCAGTACGCCGACTGGGGCGGCAACAACCAGCAGTGGCAGTTGGTCCAGCTCGGCGACGGCGGCACCCCCGGCGGGTCGACGTACACCAACCCGGTGGTCTGGCAGGACTTCGCCGACGTCGACATCATCCGGGTCGGCGACACGTACTACATGTCCTCGTCGACCATGCACTACTCGCCGGGCGCGCCCGTGCTGCGCTCCTACGACCTGGTCAACTGGGAGATCGCCGGGCACTCGGTGCCCCGCCTGGACTTCGGGACCAAGTACGACCTCAACGGCGCCCGTGCGTACGTCAACGGCATCTGGGCCTCGACGTTGAACTACCGCAGCAGCAACGGCACGTTCTACTGGATCGGGTGCATCGACTTCAACAAGTCGTACGTGTACACCTCGACCTCGGTCAGCGGCACCTGGCAGAAGCGCTCCGAGATCAACAACTGCTACTACGACGCCGGGCTGCTCATCGACGACAACGACACGATGTACGTCGCCTACGGCAACACCACCCTGAGCGTCGCGCAACTGTCCGCCGACGGCCTGAGCCAGGTGCGCACCCAGCAGGTCTACACCACGCCCTCGTCCATCGGCACGCTGGAGGGCTCCCGCTTCTACAAGCGCAACGGCTACTACTACATCTTCGTCACCCGACCCGCCAACGGTCAGTACATCCTCCGCTCCACCAGCCCGTGGGGGCCGTACGAGACGCGCCAGGTGCTGCTCAACATGCCCGGCCCGATCGCCGGCGGCGGCGTGCCCCACCAGGGTGGCCTGGTGCAGACCCAGAACGGCCAGTGGTACTACATGGCGTTCGTGGACGCGTACCCCGGTGGTCGGGTGCCCGCCCTCGCCCCGATCACCTGGACCAGCGACGGCTGGCCCCAGATCCAGACCGTCAACGGCGGCTGGGGCAGCTCCTACCCGTCGCCACTGCCGACCCGCCCGGTGCAACCGATGACCGGCGCGGACACCTTCACCGGCACCACGCTCAGCCACCAGTGGGAGTGGAACCACAACCCGGACAACACCCGGTGGTCGGTCGGCGACGGGCTGCGGCTCCAGACGGCGACCGTCACCAATGACCTCTACAGCGCGCGCAACACGGTGACCCGGCGGATCCAGGGACCGACCTCGACGGCGACCGTCGAGCTGGACTACTCGACGATGCGCGACGGCGACCGCACCGGTCTGGCCATGCTCCGTGACTCGTCGGCCTGGATCGGTGTACGCCGGGACAACGGCGCGACCCGGGTCGTGATGACCAACAACCTGACCATGGACAGCGGTTGGCGCACCACGAACACCGGCACGGAGATCGCCGGCGCGCCGGTCAGCGGTGGTCGGATCTGGCTGCGGGCCAAGGCCGACATCAGACCCGGCAGTGGACGGCAGGCGTCCTTCTCCTACAGCACCGACGGGACGAACTTCGTCCCGCTGGGCAACGCGTTGACGTTGAACAACGCCTGGCAGTTCTTCATGGGCTACCGCTTCGGGATCTTCAACTACGCGACCCAGGCGCTCGGCGGCGCGGCCACCGTCCGCCGGTTCGACCTGACCACCCCGCGACCTGCCCCGACCACCACCGGACCACGCCTGCGGCGGGCGTACCACCGCCGCGGAGAGGATGACCGATGA
- a CDS encoding glycoside hydrolase family 27 protein: MRHLTSARRRATAVLAAGLLLAGAMVGLRPSTASALDNGAARTPPMGWNSWNTFGCNINETLIRQMADAMVSSGMRDAGYQYVVVDDCWMNQNRDSAGNLQGDPSRFPSGMKALGDYIHARGLKFGIYQGPLTETCAQYFNSYPGSTGAQGHEAQDARQFAAWGVDYLKYDWCSPSGTIDDQVRVFNIMRDALAATGRPIVYSINSNSVHSKTGPQRDWGDVANMWRTTEDITNAWNTGQTNGYPMGIQNIVDVTVPLAGRAKPGAFNDMDMLEVGRGGMTDTEMRSHFALWAVMASPLIAGNDLRNMTAATQTILKNANLIGISQDPLALQASQVSFDGTRRVLAKRLANGDVAVALFNQGSASTTISTTAAAIGKTGTSFTLLDAWTNATSTTSGAISATVPGHGTVVYRVSGGGTGTPPPTTGGALVSAASGRCLDVPQSNTANGTQPVIWDCNGAANQRWTFSGDAIQALGKCLEAPANAGAGTKAQIWDCTGGAGQRWTRNTDGTIRNQQSGLCLDVNGAATANGTTVILWTCTAAANQRWTVR, from the coding sequence ATGAGACACCTCACCTCGGCCCGCCGCCGAGCCACCGCCGTCCTGGCGGCCGGACTGCTGCTGGCCGGCGCCATGGTCGGCCTGCGCCCGTCCACTGCCTCGGCGCTGGACAACGGCGCGGCCCGTACGCCACCGATGGGTTGGAACAGTTGGAACACGTTCGGCTGCAACATCAACGAGACGTTGATCCGGCAGATGGCGGACGCGATGGTCAGTTCCGGGATGCGGGACGCCGGCTATCAGTACGTCGTGGTGGACGACTGTTGGATGAACCAGAACCGGGACTCGGCGGGCAATCTTCAGGGTGATCCGAGTCGTTTCCCGTCCGGGATGAAGGCGCTCGGCGACTACATCCATGCCCGGGGGTTGAAGTTCGGCATCTACCAGGGCCCGCTGACCGAGACGTGCGCGCAGTACTTCAACAGTTATCCCGGCTCGACCGGGGCCCAGGGGCACGAGGCCCAGGACGCCCGTCAGTTCGCGGCCTGGGGGGTGGACTACCTCAAGTACGACTGGTGCTCGCCGAGCGGCACGATCGACGACCAGGTCCGGGTGTTCAACATCATGCGCGACGCCCTCGCCGCCACCGGCCGGCCGATCGTCTACAGCATCAACTCGAACAGCGTCCACTCCAAGACGGGTCCGCAGCGGGACTGGGGTGACGTGGCGAACATGTGGCGGACCACGGAGGACATCACCAACGCGTGGAACACCGGTCAGACCAACGGCTACCCGATGGGCATCCAGAACATCGTCGACGTGACGGTGCCGTTGGCGGGGCGGGCGAAGCCGGGCGCGTTCAACGACATGGACATGTTGGAGGTCGGTCGCGGTGGGATGACCGACACGGAGATGCGCAGTCACTTCGCGCTGTGGGCGGTGATGGCGTCGCCGCTGATCGCCGGCAACGACCTGCGCAACATGACCGCGGCCACGCAGACGATCCTGAAGAACGCGAACCTCATCGGCATCAGCCAGGACCCGCTCGCCCTCCAGGCGAGTCAGGTCTCCTTCGACGGCACCCGGCGGGTGCTCGCCAAGCGACTGGCCAACGGCGACGTCGCGGTCGCGTTGTTCAACCAGGGCAGCGCCAGCACGACGATCTCGACGACCGCCGCCGCCATCGGCAAGACCGGCACGTCGTTCACCCTGCTGGACGCGTGGACCAACGCGACCAGCACCACCTCCGGCGCCATCTCGGCCACTGTCCCGGGGCACGGCACGGTCGTCTACCGGGTCAGCGGCGGCGGCACCGGCACCCCGCCCCCGACCACCGGCGGGGCGCTCGTCAGCGCCGCGTCCGGCCGCTGCCTGGACGTGCCGCAGAGCAACACCGCCAACGGCACCCAGCCGGTGATCTGGGACTGCAACGGCGCCGCCAACCAGCGGTGGACGTTCAGCGGGGACGCGATCCAGGCGCTGGGCAAGTGTCTGGAGGCACCGGCCAACGCCGGCGCGGGCACGAAGGCGCAGATCTGGGACTGCACCGGCGGCGCCGGCCAGCGGTGGACCCGCAACACCGACGGCACCATCCGGAACCAGCAGTCCGGCCTCTGCCTGGACGTCAACGGCGCCGCCACCGCCAACGGCACCACCGTCATCCTGTGGACCTGCACCGCCGCCGCGAACCAGCGCTGGACGGTGCGCTAG
- a CDS encoding enolase C-terminal domain-like protein: protein MSEHITSVETIDVRFPTSRHRDGSDAMNPFPDYSAAYVILRTSAGAEGHGLVFTVGRGTEIQVRALRSLAPMVEGQPVDALVADPGALARRLVGDSQIRWLGPEKGVVHMAAGGLVNAVWDLAARRAGKPLWKLLADLTPEQLVAQVDFRYLRDALTEDEALALLRAAVDGRADRERRLLAEGFPAYTTTPGWLGYDDDKLARLCAEAVEAGFRLIKLKVGGDLADDVRRLGIARRAVGPDVRIAVDANQVWGVPEAIRWMRELAPFDPYWIEEPTSPDDILGHAAVRSAVTPTKVATGEHGHNAVMFKQLLQADAVDVVQIDACRVAGVNENLAILLLAAKFGVPVCPHAGGVGLCELVQHLAMFDFVALTGSTTDRAIEYVDHLHEHFADPVRISNGRYLAPRAPGMSAEILAPSLADYRFPDGPGWATSTAEAALR, encoded by the coding sequence TTGTCCGAGCACATCACATCCGTGGAGACCATCGACGTACGGTTCCCGACGTCGCGCCACCGCGACGGGTCCGACGCGATGAACCCGTTCCCGGACTACTCCGCCGCCTACGTCATCCTGCGCACCTCGGCCGGCGCCGAGGGACACGGCCTCGTGTTCACCGTGGGACGGGGCACCGAGATCCAGGTCCGGGCGCTGCGGTCGCTGGCCCCGATGGTGGAGGGCCAGCCGGTCGACGCGCTGGTTGCCGACCCGGGGGCGCTCGCGCGCCGGCTGGTCGGCGACAGCCAGATCCGCTGGCTGGGCCCGGAGAAGGGCGTCGTGCACATGGCCGCCGGCGGCCTGGTGAACGCGGTCTGGGACCTCGCCGCCCGGCGGGCCGGCAAGCCGTTGTGGAAACTGCTCGCCGACCTCACCCCGGAGCAGCTCGTGGCGCAGGTCGACTTCCGCTACCTGCGCGACGCCCTCACCGAGGACGAGGCGCTGGCGCTGTTGCGGGCCGCGGTCGACGGGCGGGCGGACCGGGAGCGCCGCCTGCTGGCCGAGGGCTTCCCCGCGTACACCACGACGCCGGGCTGGCTCGGTTACGACGACGACAAGCTGGCCCGGCTCTGCGCGGAGGCGGTCGAGGCCGGGTTCCGGCTGATCAAGCTCAAGGTGGGCGGGGACCTCGCCGACGACGTACGCCGGTTGGGCATCGCCCGCCGGGCCGTCGGCCCGGACGTGCGCATCGCGGTCGACGCCAACCAGGTGTGGGGGGTGCCCGAGGCGATCCGCTGGATGCGCGAACTGGCCCCGTTCGACCCGTACTGGATCGAGGAGCCGACCTCACCCGACGACATCCTCGGGCACGCCGCCGTACGCTCGGCGGTCACCCCCACGAAGGTGGCCACCGGCGAGCACGGCCACAACGCCGTCATGTTCAAGCAACTGTTGCAGGCCGACGCCGTGGACGTGGTCCAGATCGACGCGTGCCGGGTGGCCGGGGTCAACGAGAACCTGGCCATCCTGCTGCTCGCGGCCAAGTTCGGCGTCCCGGTCTGCCCGCACGCCGGCGGGGTGGGGCTGTGCGAGCTGGTACAACACCTCGCCATGTTCGACTTCGTCGCCCTCACCGGCAGCACCACCGACCGGGCCATCGAGTACGTCGACCACCTGCACGAGCACTTCGCGGATCCGGTACGGATCAGCAACGGTCGCTACCTCGCGCCCCGCGCCCCCGGCATGAGCGCGGAGATCCTCGCGCCCTCGCTGGCCGACTACCGGTTCCCCGACGGCCCCGGGTGGGCGACGTCGACGGCGGAAGCCGCCCTCCGGTGA